A window of Sodalis praecaptivus genomic DNA:
TTTTTCGCTGTTCAATCTGAAACTGCTGGAAAAAGGGGCGCATTATGAGCGTTGATCTGGCCTCCAACCCAACGGCGCCCAAGCGCCTTTCCCTCCCGGCAGGGTGGCGCTTACGCCGCTCGTTACCGGCGACGCTTACCCTGCTGCTGGTCTGTCTGGCCTTGCTGTGGGTAAGTCCGTTCCTGTGGATGCTCTCCTCCGCCTTTAGCGCCAGCACCTTCGGCGAGGGCATGGCGTCGCTGCTGCCGCGCTGGCCGTTAACGCTGGACAATTTTCGCGACGCCTGGCAGAGCGCGGACTGGCTCAGCCTGTACGGCAACACCCTGCTGTTTGCCGGCGGCACTTTCCTGGTGCAGCTATTAACCATCACCACCGCCGGCTACGTGTTCGCCTGCCACGAGTTTCGCGGTAAACGAACGCTGTTTGTCCTGTTTCTGGTGCAGTTGATGATCATGCCGGTCATGATGATGGTGCCGAATATGCTCACCCTGAACACCTTCGGCCTGTTAAATACGCTATTGGGCGTCATGATGCCCTATTTCACCTCCGCCTTCGGCGTCTTTCTGATGCGTCAGGCATTCATGTCGATTCCCAAAGAAATGGAAGACGCGGCCTTAATGGAGGGCTGTCGCTGGTGGCAGGTGCTGTTCAACGTGCTGCTGCCGATGTCCTGGCCCACCGTCCTGGCGTTCGCCACCGTCAGTATTACCTATCACTGGAACGAATACCTCTGGCCGCTGATGATGCTCAACGACCCGGATAAACAGGTTCTGACGGTCGGTCTGGTGTCCTTCGCCATGGGCGCCGAGTCGGGAGGCCAGTGGGGCATGATAAGCGCGGGCACGCTGATGGTCTGCCTGCCGCTGATGCTGGCTTTTATCGTATTTCAAAAACAGTTTCTGAAAAGCTTCGGTTTTTCAGGCATTAAATAAGGAGTGCTCATGTTTCTGGCGCAGATATCCGACACCCACTTTCGCAGTCCCGGGCAAAAACTGTACGGATTTATCGATGTTAACGCCGCCAATGCCGAGGTGGTCTCCCAGCTTAACGCGCTGCGCGAACGGCCGGATGCCGTTATCGTCAGCGGCGATATCGTCAATTGCGGCCGCCCGCAGGAATACCGCATGGCGCGGGAGATCCTGGGCACGTTGCGCTACCCACTATTCCTCATCCCCGGCAATCATGACGATAAAGCCCACTTCCTGGAGTATTTGCACCCCTTGTGCCCGCAGCTCGGCACCGATCCGCACAATATGCGCTATGCCATCGACGACTACCCCACCCGCCTGCTGTTTATCGATTCCAGCCTTGCCGGCAGCTCAAAAGGGTTTTTGACCGACGAGACGCTGGCGTGGCTGGCGGCCGAATTGGCGGCCGGCGGCAATAAACCCACCGCCCTTTTTATGCATCATCCCCCTTTGCCGTTAGGATCGGCGCAGATGGACCCCATCGCCTGTGAAAACGGCCATCTGCTGCTGGCGCTGGTAGCGCGCTTTCCGTCGCTAATGCGCATCTTCTGCGGCCATAACCACTGTCTGATTATGACCCAATACCGCCAGGCGACCATTGCCACCGTGCCCGCCACCGTACATCAGGTGCCCTATTTTCACGACGACCCCCGCCCCTACTACACCCTGTCGCCGCCGGCCTGTTTGATGCACCGCCAGGAACAGCAGCAATGGATAAGCTATTTGCACCCGCTGACGCAGACCGCCGGCCCGTGGTTGTATGACGAGGCCATCAGTTGCCCGCTGGATGAGGGGGAGTAGTCATGCTACGCCTGCAAAATGTCACCAAACGCTTCGAGGAGAAAACGGCGCTCGACGGCGTAACGCTGGAAATCGCCGCAGGGGAATTTTTGGTGCTGGTCGGCCCCTCCGGCTGCGGTAAAAGCACGCTTTTACGCCTGCTGGCCGGGCTGGAGCACCCAAGCCACGGCGAAATCTGGCTCGATGAGGTCAACATTACTGCCGCCTCCCCGCGACAGCGCAACTTCGCCATGATTTTCCAGAACTACGCCCTGTTCCCGCATTTGTCGGTCAAAGACAATATCACCTTCGGCATGCGGGTCCGACGCGAGCCGAAAGCCGGCTGGTCAGCCCGCGTGGCGCAGGTGGCGCGCATGCTGGAGCTCGACGATCTGCTGGAAAGAAAACCCGCCAAACTCTCCGGCGGTCAGCGCCAGCGGGTGGCCATGGCGCGCGCCATCGTGCGCGATCCGCGGCTGTTTTTGATGGACGAACCGCTGTCCAATCTGGACGCCAGACTGCGCGGCGACGTCCGCGACAGTATCATGGCGCTGCACCGACAATTGCGCACCGCTACCGTTTACGTCACCCATGATCAAATCGAAGCCATGTCGATGGCGGATCGCATCGTGGTCCTTGACCAGGGCCGGGTTCAGCAAATTGGTCCGCCGGAATACGTCTATGCCCGGCCGGCCAATGTTTTTGTCGCGGGGTTCATCGGCTCGCCGGGCATGAATCTCCTGACCCTACCTTGCGAGCGGGGCGCGATAGCGCTGGGCGCGCAGTCGTACTTGCTGCCCGCGCCGGCGCAACAGCGGGACAGCGTTATTGTCGGGATCCGCCCGGAACACATCACCGATGACCTACAGGGCACCCGGCAATTGCTCTGCCTGCCGGCCACCGTGACGCAGCGAGAACTGATGGGGGCGGACTATCTGCTTCACATCAGCACGCCTATCGGCGCGCTGCGCTATTGCCGTAAAAACCGCGGCGACGCCCCCCGGTTGGGCGACAGTTTATCCATCGGTTTTTCCCCCATTGATATCCATCTTTTTGATGCGCAAACGCAGCGCGCTTTATACCAGGAGACCCCCCATGCATCTGCCTCTGACACAGCGCTTACCGGCGCTCACCTTTATCATCTCGCTCACGCTTTGCGTCAGCGCGCGGGCGAAGGAGAACATCGACTTCATGTTTCCGGCCCCGGTTGACGGTAAGCTGACGATGGAGATGACCCGCGTTATCAAAAAATTTAACGACACCCAGGACGAGGTGGCGGTTCGGGGCATTTTTACCGGCAACTACGACACGACCAAAATCAAAGCGGAAACCGCGCAAAAAGCGGGACAGCCGCCGGCGCTGGTGATCATGTCGGCCAATTTCACCACCGACCTGGCGCTTAAGGATGAGATCCTGCCGATGGACGAGCTGTTTCGCTTCGGCAGCGATAAGGCCTCGACCTTCCTGACCCGTGAATTTTGGCCCGCCATGCAGCAAAACGCCCAGGTGATGGGGGTGACCTATGCCATTCCTTTCCATAACTCGACGCCTATCCTGTATTACAACAAGACGCTGTTCGAGCAGGCCGGTATCCGTCAACCGCCGCAAGACTGGCGGGAGCTGCTGGAAGATGCGAAAAAACTGACCGATAAGAGTAAAGGTCAGTGGGGCATTATGCTACCTTCCACCAACGACGATTACGGCGGCTGGATTTTTTCGGCGCTGGTGCGCGCCAACGGTGGTGATTACTTCAACCAAAGCTACCCGGGAGAGGTGTATTACAATACCCCGACCACCGTGGGCGCGCTGCGCTTTTGGCAGAATTTGATTTACCGCGACAATGTGATGCCGTCAGGGGTGCTGAACTCTAAACAGATAAGCGCGGCCTTTTTCTCCGGCAAGCTGGGCATGGCGATGCTGAGTACCGGCGCGCTGGGCTTTATGCGGGAAAATACCAAAGACTTCGAGCTGGGTGTCGCCATGTTGCCGGCGAAACAGCAGCGCGCCGTGCCGATTGGCGGCGCCAGTCTGGTCAGTTTCAAGGGCATTTCCGACGGACAGAAAAAAGCGGCTTATCGGTTCCTGAGCTACCTGGTCAGCCCGGAGGTGAACGGCGCCTGGAGCCGTTTCACCGGCTATTTCTCGCCCCGGAAAGCGGCCTATGACTTGCCGGTGATGAAGGCCTATCTGGCGCACGATCCGCGCGCGGCCATCGCGCTGGCGCAGCTAAAGTATGCCCATCCCTGGTATTCTACCTATGAAACGGTGGGAGTACGCAAAGCGATGGAGGATCAGCTGGCGGCGGTAGTGAACGACAAAAGCGTGACGCCGGAAGCCGCCGCCAAAGCGGCGCAGGAGAAAGCCGATAGTCTGCTGCAGCCTTACGTGGCCCAAACGGCGCTGGCGCCGGTGGAGTAAGCTAAAACTTGCCATGCCGCGCTCGCGTGACCAGTCCGACCTCCCTCTACGATAGAGGGGGTTCAGGCGGGTCGACGTTTTGCCATCCCGGGGCGGGGGCAAACTCGGCTTCTTCCACCGCCGCCGGGCGCGGCGCCTCTTAGTTTGTCGGCTCTAAATCCCCTCTGCCGCCGGAACCGGCGCTTTTTATGCCGTCGGCATCAACATCCTCTACACCGCGAGGCGCAGCGCCGCTTAGGATGTCGGCTCTGAATCCCCTCTGACGGCGTGTCAGACGCTTTGGATGCCGTCGGCATCAATATTTCCTATGCCGCAATATTTTTCCTATGCCGCGGGGATAAGGGTGCGGATGAAATCAATCAGCGCCCGGTAGGCCTGCCCGGTCTGGCGTCGGGCGCACCAGGCGACGCCGATATCCATCGTCGGCACGCTGTCGCTGACGGGCCGACGGGCGATGCGCTGTCCCTCCAGCGACCAGGCGCGGTAAACAATATTGGAAAGAATACTGACGCCCTCGCCCGCAGCGACCAGGCTGCGCACCGCTTCGATGGACCGGCTTTGAAAGGTGATGCGCGGCCGCAGCCCGCGCGACGACCAGTAGCGATCCAGCACCGTGATATGTTCGTCCATGTCCAGCAGGATATAGTCGTGTGCCGCGACATCCGCCAGCGTGACGCGCCCGGCCAGGATCAGCGGGTGTTCCGGCTGTGCCCACAGCATACGCGGCGAGCGCGTCAGTACGTCATAGGCCAGGTGTTCCGATGGGGAGATGTTGGCGGTCAGCATCAGCGCCAAATCCAGCTGGCCCGTTTCCAGCATCGCCTCCAGCGTTTGGCGATCGTGCTCGCCGTAATGGACATCAAGCAGGGGAAAATTCTGCTGAATTTTGGCAATCAATGACGCCATTAAATAAGCGCTAACGGTCTCGGTCAGCCCGATGCGCACCGGCCCTTGCAGCGCAGGGGACGTTTGGCTTATCTCGTCCATGGCCTGGTCGAGATCGGCGAGAATGCGTTGGGCATGGTGAAGAAAACGCTGCCCCGCCGGCGTGAGCACGATGCCGGCGGGCCCGCGCCAGAACAGCGCCGACCCCAGCATCTGTTCGAGCCGTTGCAGCGAGGCCGTCATGGAAGATTGGGATATGTGACAGCGTAACGCCGCTTTCGATACCTGCCCGCAATGGGCCAGGGCGATGAAATGCTGCAATTGCCGAACGGTGGGCCTCATCGATTTTTTCGATATTCCTTATTCACTTTTTTGTATTAGAAATAATGACGCGCTTTCCTTAGCTTCGCAAGAGGTCTATGGCGACATCACGGGGAAGGCGCATCATGACGGGCAAGGTCGTTAAAGGGTACTGCACGCTCTGCCGATCGCGCTGCGGTACGCTTAATCATATTGCAGACGACCGCCTGATAGCCGTCAGCGCGGACGCCAGCCATCCTACCGGGCAGGCGATGTGCCTGAAAGGCAAAGCGGCGCCGGAGCTGGTGGACAGCAGTGAGCGGCTGCGCTATCCCCTGCGCCGTACGCGGCCCAAAGGCGCGGCCGATCCGGGCTGGCAGCGGATAAGCTGGGATGAGGCATTAGCGGAACTGGCCGGCCAAATGGCGGCGATAAAAGCGCGCTCGGGCGCGCACGCTTTCGCCTTTGGCGTCACCACCCCCAGCGGCACCCCCCTCAGCGACAGTATCGATTGGATTGAGCGATTGATTCGCAGCTACGGCAGCCCCAACACCTGTTACGCTACGGAAATCTGCAACTGGCATAAAGACGTCGCCCATACGTTCACCTTCGGCTGCGGCATGCCGACGGCGGATTACCCCCATAGCGATCTTATCATGCTGTGGGGCCACAATCCCGCCAATACCTGGTTGGCGCAGGCCCATGCCATCGGCGAAGGTCGCCGCAACGGCGCCCGGCTGCTGGTCATCGATCCGCGGGAAACCGCCCTGGCGCAACAGGCCGACGTGTGGCTGCGCATCCGGCCCGGTACCGATGCTGCGCTGGCCATGGGGCTGGCCAATCTGTTGCTCGCGGACGGCGAATTCGACGCGCAGTTTATCCGCCGCTGGTCCAACGCCCCTGCCCTGGTCCGTGACGACAACGGTCAATTTTTACGCGCGGGCGACGTTGGCCTGCAACCGGCGGACGCCTTAACCTACTGGGACCGTCACGCCAATGCGGTGCGCGTCTTGCCGCGGCTGGAGGCGGTAGAGGGCGAATGGGACGAGACGGCGGCGGCGCTGCGTGGCCGTTTTCACCTCGCCACCGACACTGCGACACTCACGTGCCGACCGGCGTTTGCGCTCTACGCCCGGGCCTGTGCCGCCTATACGCCGGCGCGCACCGCCGCGCTGACCTGGGTATCGACCCACGATCTGCGCCGCGCGGCCGATCTGCTCGCCGCTGCCCACCGAGTCGCCTACCACGCCTGGTCCGGCGTCGCGCAGCAGACTAACGCCACCCAAACCGACAGAGCCATCGCCTGTCTGTATGCCCTGACCGGCAGTTTCGACGCCGAAGGCGGTAACCGCATTTTCGCCAAACCGCCCTACCGGCCGGTTAACGGCCTCGATCTCATCGACCCGCGTCAGCGGGAAAAAGCGCTGGGTTACGCCGAGCGCCCGCTGGGTCCGCCGGCGCAGGGCTGGATCGCCGGCCGCGATCTGTATGAAGCGATCCTGACCGGCAAACCCTATGCCATCGAAGGGATGCTGGCCTTCGGCACCAATATTCTGGTTTCTCAAGGCGACACCGCGCTGGGGGTCGAGGCCCTGACCAAGCTGCCGTTTTATGCGCATTGCGATCTGTTCCTCAACCCCAGCGCCCACTATGCGGACATCGTGCTGCCCGTCAACACCCCCTGGGAGCGGGAGGGGCTGCGTATCGGGTTTGAAATCTCTTCCCGCGCTGAAACGCTGATCCAACTGCGCCCGCAGATGGTCTCCTCGCGCGGTGAAGCCCGCTCGGATAACGACATCGTTTTTGCCCTGGCGAACCGGCTGGGGTTACAGGAGACCTTTTTTGGCGGGACGCTGGAGCAAGGCTGGAACGCGATGCTGGCGCCGACCGGGCTCACCGTGGCCTGCCTGCGCGCACAACCGGGGGGCGTGACGGTCCCCGTCGCACCGCGTGAACGGCACTACCGCGCAATCGGTTTCGCGACCGAAACCGGCAAAGTCGAATTGTACAGCGAACGGTTGCTAAAACACGGCTATCCCCCGCTGCCGACGTTTGACGACGCGACGCTGACGCAGCCGGATACCCGCTTTCCTTATGTATTAACCAGCGCGAAAAACGGCTTTTTCTGCCACAGCCAGCATCGCAGCCTCGCCAGTCTCCGGCGCAAGGCGGCCGATCCGGTCATCGAGATCGCCGCCGCCCTGGCGCGGCAGAAAGGTATCGCGGAGCAGGATTGGGTCCGCGTCACCACCCGTCTCGGCAGCGCCCGCTTCCGCGCCCGGCTGCGCGACTCGCTCCATCCCGGCGTCCTGGTGGGGGAATTCGGCTGGTGGCAGGATTGCGTCCCCTTGGGACAGCCGGGCATGCCTCTGCAGGGTGAGGGTAATAGTCACTATAACGGCCTCGTCGACGGCGCCAGGCGCGACCCCATCAGCGGCGCTACACCGCTGCGGGCGTTCGCCTGTGATGTGGCGCGTGAAGTCTCCCACGCTCTCGCGCCCGCCCGCTGGCAGGGCTATCGGCCGTTTATCGTCCAGCAATTGCACCAAGAGCGCCAGGATGTGACCCGCGTGACGCTGGCGCCGGCGGACGGCGGCCACGTCCCCGCCTTTCAGCCGGGCCAGCACGTCACGCTGCGCGTCGCGCTCAATGGGGAAGAACACGCCGCCGGCGAAGCGGCGGTGTTCGCCGTCCGCGCCTATTCGCTTATCGGCTCCGCGCTCGCACCAGACGCCGCGTGTTATCACATTGCGGTCCGCCACTTAAAGGAGACCGATGCCCAAGGCAACAGCCGGGAAGGCGCCGTTTCCGCCTTTATCAATCGCCACCTTCGCCCGGGGGATCGTCTGGAGCTGATGGCCCCCGGCGGCCATTTCGTCATCCCCTATCGCTCGCCGCGCCCGCTGGTGTTTTACGCCGGCGGTATCGGTATTACCCCGTTTTTAAGCGCGCTGGAAACCGCGGCCGACGCCGGCTCCCGCGCCCAGATACTGCTGCTCTATGCCAACCGCGATCCCCTGAGCCACGCATTTGACCAGCGTATCGCGGCGCTGCAGGCACACCTGCCCGGACTACGCATCATCCATCGCTACAGCCACCACCCCGCCGAGCCCGCCCTCGAGGGGCGGCTTAATGTGAGCCTGGTTGCGGACGCCTATTTCGCCCGTCGCGCGCTGCACTATTTGTGTGGCCCGCCGGCGATGATGGCCGCCATCACCGAACAGCTGCTGGCCAAGGGGGTCGCGCGTTTCGCTATCTTTCAAGAAGCGTTTCGCGCCCCGGCCGCCGCGGTTATCGCAAGCGATCGCCCGTTTAACATCCATTTTCAGCGCTCGGGACAACGGCACGTCTGGACCCGCGAATCCGGCCCGCTGTTGAGCTTCGCTGAACGACTCGGCATCCCGCTACCGAGCGGTTGCCGGGTGGGCCAGTGCGAAAGCTGCGCTGTCCGTATTTTACAAGGCGAGGTGAAACACCTGCATGCCGCCGCGCCCGATGAACCCGACACCTGCTTAACCTGTCAGGCGATCCCCATCAGCGACCTGACGCTGGATGCATGACCCGTTAGAGGTCAACCCTACTGCACATAACAAACGCGCCTGGCGGGCCGATAACCGCCCGCGGTATAGGCACCGCCCGGCGCAATAACATGACGCTACAGTGAGGATAAGAGGAGCAAAGCCATGAATGTGAGAACCGAGGTGCAAAGAGCAAAACCCCCCTCCGGGCGGATGGAAAACATCGCCATCGGGGTGAGTAACTGGTCGGAAAAATGGTTCCCCGAAGCCTATGTCTTCGCGGCGCTGGCGGTGGTGGTGGTGGTGCTGGCGGCAATGGCGATGGGTGTTCCCTTGGCGAGCGCCGCGCGCGGCTTCGGCGATGGCTATTGGAGTCTGATTCCGTTTACGATGCAAATGGCGCTGGTGGCCATCTCCGGCTATATCGTGGCGGTTTCGCCGCCGGCCGCCAAGCTTATTATGCGCCTCGCCGCCCTGCCCCGCGGCGCCAAGGGCGCGGTGGTGCTGATTGCCGCCGTTAGTCTCGGTTCCTCGTTGTTCAACTGGGCCATCAGCCTGGTCTTCAGCGGCCTGCTGGCGCGCGCCATGGCGCGCCGCGCCGATCTGACCATGGACTATCGCGCGGCGGGCGCGGCGGCCTATTTGGGCATGGGCGCGACCTGGGCGCTGGGTATCAGCTCGGCGCCGGCGCAACTGATGGCCAACCCCGCCAGTCTGCCCACCGGCCTGCTGGAAATAAGCGGCGTTATCCCCTTTACCGACACGATTTTTACCTGGCAATCGCTGCTGATGACGCTCATCCTGATCATCATTTCGCTGTGGGTGGCCTACCTCTCGGCGCCGACCGGGGCGCGCATCCGCACCGCCGCCGATTTGGGTGTGGACTTGACCGAGCCCAGCATGGCGGTCAACAAACCGCAACGGCCGGGGGAATGGCTGGAATACTCACCGCTGGTGACCCTTCTGCTGGCGCTGTTGAGCGTGCTGTGGCTGTACACGGAATTCACCAGCAGCAACCCGATACTGGTGATTTCCAACTTAAACACCTATAACTTTCTGTTTCTGACGTTGGGGATGATACTCTGCTGGCGGCCGATCCGGTTTATCCGCGCCTTTTCCAAAGCGGTACCTTCCGTGGCGGGCGTGCTGATACAATTTCCGCTGTACGGCGGGATCGCCTTCATTATGACCAAGACCGTTAATGCCGACGGCGAGACCCTCTCGCACCTGCTGGCGTCGGGCTTTGTCTCGGTCGCGTCCTCCGAATCCTATGCGGCGGTGATGGGGATTTACTCCGCGGTGCTGGGCTTTTTTATTCCCTCCGGCGGCGGCAAGTGGCTTATCGAAGCGCCCTATGTTCTGCAGGCGGCAAACGAATTGCGCGTCAATCTTGGCTGGGCGGTGCAGGTGTATAACGCCGCCGAAGCGCTGCCGAACCTCATCAACCCGTTCTGGATGTTGCCGCTTTTGGGGGTATTGGGGCTACGCGCGCGGGATATTGTCGGCTTCACCTTCACCCAGCTTAT
This region includes:
- a CDS encoding phosphodiesterase; its protein translation is MFLAQISDTHFRSPGQKLYGFIDVNAANAEVVSQLNALRERPDAVIVSGDIVNCGRPQEYRMAREILGTLRYPLFLIPGNHDDKAHFLEYLHPLCPQLGTDPHNMRYAIDDYPTRLLFIDSSLAGSSKGFLTDETLAWLAAELAAGGNKPTALFMHHPPLPLGSAQMDPIACENGHLLLALVARFPSLMRIFCGHNHCLIMTQYRQATIATVPATVHQVPYFHDDPRPYYTLSPPACLMHRQEQQQWISYLHPLTQTAGPWLYDEAISCPLDEGE
- a CDS encoding ABC transporter substrate-binding protein produces the protein MHLPLTQRLPALTFIISLTLCVSARAKENIDFMFPAPVDGKLTMEMTRVIKKFNDTQDEVAVRGIFTGNYDTTKIKAETAQKAGQPPALVIMSANFTTDLALKDEILPMDELFRFGSDKASTFLTREFWPAMQQNAQVMGVTYAIPFHNSTPILYYNKTLFEQAGIRQPPQDWRELLEDAKKLTDKSKGQWGIMLPSTNDDYGGWIFSALVRANGGDYFNQSYPGEVYYNTPTTVGALRFWQNLIYRDNVMPSGVLNSKQISAAFFSGKLGMAMLSTGALGFMRENTKDFELGVAMLPAKQQRAVPIGGASLVSFKGISDGQKKAAYRFLSYLVSPEVNGAWSRFTGYFSPRKAAYDLPVMKAYLAHDPRAAIALAQLKYAHPWYSTYETVGVRKAMEDQLAAVVNDKSVTPEAAAKAAQEKADSLLQPYVAQTALAPVE
- a CDS encoding molybdopterin-dependent oxidoreductase, encoding MTGKVVKGYCTLCRSRCGTLNHIADDRLIAVSADASHPTGQAMCLKGKAAPELVDSSERLRYPLRRTRPKGAADPGWQRISWDEALAELAGQMAAIKARSGAHAFAFGVTTPSGTPLSDSIDWIERLIRSYGSPNTCYATEICNWHKDVAHTFTFGCGMPTADYPHSDLIMLWGHNPANTWLAQAHAIGEGRRNGARLLVIDPRETALAQQADVWLRIRPGTDAALAMGLANLLLADGEFDAQFIRRWSNAPALVRDDNGQFLRAGDVGLQPADALTYWDRHANAVRVLPRLEAVEGEWDETAAALRGRFHLATDTATLTCRPAFALYARACAAYTPARTAALTWVSTHDLRRAADLLAAAHRVAYHAWSGVAQQTNATQTDRAIACLYALTGSFDAEGGNRIFAKPPYRPVNGLDLIDPRQREKALGYAERPLGPPAQGWIAGRDLYEAILTGKPYAIEGMLAFGTNILVSQGDTALGVEALTKLPFYAHCDLFLNPSAHYADIVLPVNTPWEREGLRIGFEISSRAETLIQLRPQMVSSRGEARSDNDIVFALANRLGLQETFFGGTLEQGWNAMLAPTGLTVACLRAQPGGVTVPVAPRERHYRAIGFATETGKVELYSERLLKHGYPPLPTFDDATLTQPDTRFPYVLTSAKNGFFCHSQHRSLASLRRKAADPVIEIAAALARQKGIAEQDWVRVTTRLGSARFRARLRDSLHPGVLVGEFGWWQDCVPLGQPGMPLQGEGNSHYNGLVDGARRDPISGATPLRAFACDVAREVSHALAPARWQGYRPFIVQQLHQERQDVTRVTLAPADGGHVPAFQPGQHVTLRVALNGEEHAAGEAAVFAVRAYSLIGSALAPDAACYHIAVRHLKETDAQGNSREGAVSAFINRHLRPGDRLELMAPGGHFVIPYRSPRPLVFYAGGIGITPFLSALETAADAGSRAQILLLYANRDPLSHAFDQRIAALQAHLPGLRIIHRYSHHPAEPALEGRLNVSLVADAYFARRALHYLCGPPAMMAAITEQLLAKGVARFAIFQEAFRAPAAAVIASDRPFNIHFQRSGQRHVWTRESGPLLSFAERLGIPLPSGCRVGQCESCAVRILQGEVKHLHAAAPDEPDTCLTCQAIPISDLTLDA
- a CDS encoding short-chain fatty acid transporter produces the protein MNVRTEVQRAKPPSGRMENIAIGVSNWSEKWFPEAYVFAALAVVVVVLAAMAMGVPLASAARGFGDGYWSLIPFTMQMALVAISGYIVAVSPPAAKLIMRLAALPRGAKGAVVLIAAVSLGSSLFNWAISLVFSGLLARAMARRADLTMDYRAAGAAAYLGMGATWALGISSAPAQLMANPASLPTGLLEISGVIPFTDTIFTWQSLLMTLILIIISLWVAYLSAPTGARIRTAADLGVDLTEPSMAVNKPQRPGEWLEYSPLVTLLLALLSVLWLYTEFTSSNPILVISNLNTYNFLFLTLGMILCWRPIRFIRAFSKAVPSVAGVLIQFPLYGGIAFIMTKTVNADGETLSHLLASGFVSVASSESYAAVMGIYSAVLGFFIPSGGGKWLIEAPYVLQAANELRVNLGWAVQVYNAAEALPNLINPFWMLPLLGVLGLRARDIVGFTFTQLIVHLPLVLLLLWLFTATFHYVPPMVPAK
- a CDS encoding carbohydrate ABC transporter permease: MSVDLASNPTAPKRLSLPAGWRLRRSLPATLTLLLVCLALLWVSPFLWMLSSAFSASTFGEGMASLLPRWPLTLDNFRDAWQSADWLSLYGNTLLFAGGTFLVQLLTITTAGYVFACHEFRGKRTLFVLFLVQLMIMPVMMMVPNMLTLNTFGLLNTLLGVMMPYFTSAFGVFLMRQAFMSIPKEMEDAALMEGCRWWQVLFNVLLPMSWPTVLAFATVSITYHWNEYLWPLMMLNDPDKQVLTVGLVSFAMGAESGGQWGMISAGTLMVCLPLMLAFIVFQKQFLKSFGFSGIK
- a CDS encoding LysR family transcriptional regulator, with protein sequence MRPTVRQLQHFIALAHCGQVSKAALRCHISQSSMTASLQRLEQMLGSALFWRGPAGIVLTPAGQRFLHHAQRILADLDQAMDEISQTSPALQGPVRIGLTETVSAYLMASLIAKIQQNFPLLDVHYGEHDRQTLEAMLETGQLDLALMLTANISPSEHLAYDVLTRSPRMLWAQPEHPLILAGRVTLADVAAHDYILLDMDEHITVLDRYWSSRGLRPRITFQSRSIEAVRSLVAAGEGVSILSNIVYRAWSLEGQRIARRPVSDSVPTMDIGVAWCARRQTGQAYRALIDFIRTLIPAA